The proteins below come from a single Necator americanus strain Aroian chromosome V, whole genome shotgun sequence genomic window:
- a CDS encoding hypothetical protein (NECATOR_CHRV.G20065.T1), producing MGEFDWLLVTSCSHEEGYFEDMLKFLSCELLTETSMSFCNVYDAKVAVSKDLKDLMRKAGCEVTFADAHKNERNEGVVCFATREDLERALDKLQGEEINGRKLKLIDDSEKRSRSHSRDRKRSRSRSRSRSRSRSGSRSRSRSASKSRSRSRSHSRSRSRSASPKKEENGSRSKSRSRSRSQSRDGSPRRSASPIGNGNGEAEMRSRSPTPPNDD from the exons AGGAtatgttgaaatttttgtcATGTGAACTTCTTACCGAAACTTCTATGTCTTTCTGCAATGTTTATGATGCTAAGGTTGCGGTGTCAAAA GATTTGAAAGATCTAATGCGCAAAGCAGGATGTGAAGTCACTTTTGCCGACGCacacaaaaatgaaaggaacgAGGG agtAGTCTGCTTTGCAACACGTGAGGATTTGGAACGTGCTTTGGATAAGCTACAAGGAGAGGAAATTAATGGGCGCAAATTGAAGCTAATTGATGATTCTGAGAAAAGAAGCCGCAGCCATTCTCGTGACAGGAAGCGATCGAGGAGCCGCAG TCGTAGCCGCTCACGATCTCGTTCTGGGAGCAGATCGCGTTCAAGGAGTGCCAGTAAGTCGCGTTCACGGTCTCGCTCTCACTCACGTTCGCGCTCACGCAGTGCGTCACCAAAGAAGGAGGAGAATGGAAGCAGATCGAAATCTAGGTCCCGGTCAAGGAGCca ATCTCGTGATGGTTCCCCACGTCGCTCTGCCTCGCCCATTGGAAACGGCAATGGAGAAGCTGAAATGCGATCACGCAGCCCCACACCTCCTAATGATGACTGA